The following coding sequences lie in one Epinephelus moara isolate mb chromosome 17, YSFRI_EMoa_1.0, whole genome shotgun sequence genomic window:
- the LOC126404064 gene encoding polymeric immunoglobulin receptor-like, translated as MMPLCIFLVLLSQMYEVPADNKTSSIIQPSGVITAKAGENVTLHCICQDEAVTFLSWYQQSLGGKPLIIATRMKHSTQASISPAYKERFQVHATGQNGINNLIITNLHLSDSATYYCGILEFNAIEFGQGVFLHVTTASSNTQAEVHQPELEPLWSGESVNLSCTAYFEPCAGQQSFYWFRHGADQPAVMYPSAGQCKNIPSEDSHMRNCTLNLSLKSVSSPDAGMYYCALASCGEIVFGRGVKVKIVERSTQAIPLLVYSLIVALAVSIIVLLALAFIMYKWQKKSCSVCKGTVSHVACSAASEAMSQDEDVLHYAALSAIRASERHHQEDNMESVSVYSRVKSRKE; from the exons AGCTGGGGAGAATGTGACTTTGCATTGCATTTGTCAGGATGAAGCTGTAACTTTCCTTTCTTGGTACCAGCAAAGCTTAGGAGGCAAACCTCTCATCATAGCGACTCGCATGAAGCACAGCACACAAGCTTCCATCTCCCCGGCGTATAAAGAAAGGTTTCAAGTCCACGCAACAGGTCAAAACGGCATCAATAATCTCATAATCACAAACCTCCACCTGTCGGATTCAGCAACATACTACTGTGGGATTTTAGAATTCAACGCAATTGAATTTGGACAAGGAGTTTTTCTTCACGTCACAACAGCGTCATCCAACACTCAAGCTGAGGTCCATCAGCCAGAACTGGAGCCACTTTGGTCAGGAGAATCTGTGAATCTGAGCTGCACAGCATACTTTGAACCATGTGCAGGACAGCAGAGCTTCTACTGGTTCAGACATGGTGCAGACCAGCCTGCAGTCATGTATCCCAGTGCAGGACAGTGTAAAAATATTCCCAGTGAAGATTCTCACATGAGGAACTGCACTTTAAATCTCTCTTTAAAGTCTGTGAGCTCTCCTGATGCAGGGATGTACTACTGTGCTCTGGCCTCGTGTGGGGAGATCGTGTTTGGAAGAGGAGTGAAGGTCAAGATTGTAG AACGTTCTACCCAAGCCATTCCTCTCCTTGTGTATTCCCTGATTGTGGCGCTGGCAGTTTCCATCATCGTGCTCCTTGCCTTGGCTTTCATCATGTACAAGTGGCAAAAAAAGTCATGCTCTGTCTGTAAAG GAACTGTTTCTCACGTGGCATGTTCTGCAGCTTCTGAAGCCATG AGCCAGGATGAAGACGTTCTTCATTATGCTGCTCTGAGTGCGATCAGAGCCAGCGAACGACATCATCAAGAGGACAACATGGAGAGTGTTTCTGTGTACTCTAGAGTAAAGAGCAGGAAAGAGTGA
- the LOC126404070 gene encoding immunoglobulin kappa light chain-like yields the protein MMALKLSSSLRFVSVSVGETVTLECFYKDNVAVMFYWYKQTPGQKPQLLSKFYKHDKDATLNGEFKNDPRFGVDITPGKNHLTISDVQISDSATYYCVSGYSYVYDFAEGSIIHVKGSGLNVPTSVHQSASETIQPGGSVTLNCTVHTGNCDDGEHSVYWFKNSQESHPRLIYSHGGRNDQCERKPDTQTHTCVYNLPMKSLNLSHAGTYYCAVASCGHILFGDGTKLDFEDEEDFFVSVYFLSGALAFTTVLAVFLAYTACKLYMTNSCKCKDSQARSSADSTSNTEGCQGADSLHYAALKVNRANRSTRQRDDTWTECVYSSVRQ from the exons ATGATGGCTCTTAAACTATCATCATCTTTACGCTTCGTGTCAGTCAGCGTTGGTGAAACAGTGACTTTGGAATGTTTCTATAAAGATAATGTGGCGGTGATGTTTTACTGGTATAAACAGACTCCAGGACAGAAACCACAGTTGTTGTCTAAATTCTACAAGCATGACAAAGATGCCACTTTGAATGGTGAATTTAAAAATGACCCACGCTTTGGAGTGGATATAACCCCTGGTAAAAATCACTTGACGATCTCAGATGTGCAAATTTCGGACTCAGCTACTTACTACTGTGTAAGTGGTTATTCATATGTGTATGACTTTGCGGAGGGCTCTATCATCCATGTAAAGGGTTCAGGTTTGAATGTCCCAACTTCGGTCCATCAGTCAGCGTCTGAGACCATCCAGCCAGGAGGCTCTGTGACTCTGAACTGTACAGTACACACTGGGAACTGTGATGATGGAGAACACAGTGTTTACTGGTTCAAAAACTCTCAAGAGTCTCATCCAAGACTCATTTACAGCCATGGAGGCAGGAATGATCAGTGTGAGAGGAaacctgacacacaaacacacacctgtgtctaCAACCTGCCGATGAAGAGCCTGAATCTTTCTCATGCTGGGACCTACTACTGTGCTGTTGCCTCATGTGGACACATACTGTTTGGAGACGGGACCAAGCTGGACTTTGAAG ATGAGGAAGACTTTTTTGTCTCGGTGTATTTCTTGAGTGGAGCTCTGGCATTCACCACCGTCCTGGCTGTTTTCCTGGCTTACACAGCATGTAAACTGTACATGACAAACAGCTGCAAATGCAAAG ACTCTCAAGCAAGATCCTCAGCTGACTCGACTTCTAATACTGAG GGCTGCCAAGGTGCAGACAGCCTCCATTATGCTGCTTTAAAGGTGAACAGGGCCAACAGATCAACAAGACAGAGAGATGACACCTGGACTGAGTGTGTGTACTCCAGTGTGAGGCAGTAG